From the genome of Armatimonadota bacterium:
CCGCTCCTTGGCCATGTCATAGATTTCGTTCGGCAGCGGTACATAGCCCGCTTCCGTGGTCAATTCAGCGATGTTAGCGAATAGAAAGTCGATAAACGCCTTTACCTCTGGTCGGTCGGCGGCCGCTTTGTTGACATAGATGAACAGAGGTCGGGCGAGCGGTTGATAGGAACTGTCGATCACGCTCTCCGCGGTCGGCTCGACCGCTACGGTCGAGCCGCCTGTGTCGTTGATGATCTTGACGGCCTTCAGGCGGTCGCGATTCTCTTCCAAGTAATGGACGCCAAAATATCCAAGGGCGTACTTAGAACCCGCGACGCCTGTAACCAGCGTGTTGTCGTCCTCGCTGGCCGTGTAATCGGGGCGGCTGGCGCCTTCCTCGCCCACAATCGCGCTGGTGAAGTAATCGAACGTGCCCGAGTCGGTGCCCGCGCCATAGAGCTGGATCGGCTCATCCGGCCATCCCGCTCGGATTTGCGACCAACGAGTTACTTTCTTCTCAGCGGCCGGCTCCCAGAGCTTCTTGAGCTCGGAAACGGTCATCTCGCTGCACCAATCGTTTTCTGGATGCACGACCACGGCGAGCGCATCGTAAGCGACGGGCAGTTCGATGTACTCAACGCCGTTCTTGGCGCAATCCTCAGCTTCAGACGCTTT
Proteins encoded in this window:
- a CDS encoding PstS family phosphate ABC transporter substrate-binding protein; its protein translation is MKNTLAVSLLVVLLLAGCSKNDSTKAVGATIKIDGSSTVLPILEAVVEEFKKENPQYNLALGRSGTGGGFKKFSRAEIDISNASRPIKASEAEDCAKNGVEYIELPVAYDALAVVVHPENDWCSEMTVSELKKLWEPAAEKKVTRWSQIRAGWPDEPIQLYGAGTDSGTFDYFTSAIVGEEGASRPDYTASEDDNTLVTGVAGSKYALGYFGVHYLEENRDRLKAVKIINDTGGSTVAVEPTAESVIDSSYQPLARPLFIYVNKAAADRPEVKAFIDFLFANIAELTTEAGYVPLPNEIYDMAKERWGKKTLGSVFGEHGSQVGVKLTDLYKAEKE